The stretch of DNA GGCGCCGGACCCCACGGACGGGCTCTACCTCTACACGCCCGATCCCGAGGGGGCCGGCCAGAGCTGGCGGGTGCGGATGTTCGCGCCGAATTTCGGAGTGCCGGAGGACCCCGCCACCGGTTCGGCGGCCTCCGCCTTCGCGGGAGTCCTGATGCAGTTCGAGACCCTGGGGGAGGGCACCCACGACGTGGCGATCCGCCAGGGACAGGCGATGGGCCGGCCGAGCACGATCGCGCTCCAGCTCACCATCGCGGCGGGTGCTCTGCGGGGCGTCGAGATCGGCGGCGCGGCCGTGATCGTCTCGGACGGCACCCTGCATGTCTGAGGGCTTCCGGATCACGCGCCTGACCGGTGTCACGGCGCGGATCGTAGCCTACGATTGGGCCTTCCCCCGCGAGAACGCCGCCGCCATCGCGGCGCATTGGCAGGACCGGATCCGGCGGAGCCCCGGATTGTTCGACGGCACCGTCCTCCTGAGCTGCGCCCACAGCGTCGCGGACGGGTCCGCCCGGGTCGACCTGTTCGCCGTCCGTTATTCCACCTTCACGGCGTACCGGAACTTCAGGGTCGCGGACCCGCAGGTCGCCAACGCCTTCGCGGCGATCGTGCCCTGGACGGCGGACGGCGCCGTCCTGCTCGGCGAGATGGGTGCCCACACGGCCAATGCCGGCCAGCTCTATTTCCCGTGCGGCACGCCGGACCCGGACGACGTGCGGGGCGACCGCGTCGACCTCGCCGGCAGTGCCGCCCGGGAACTCGCCGAGGAGACCGGCCTCGCGCTGCCCGAGGGCGCCGCCACCGCGTGGGTGCTGCTGGACGGGGAGGGCCAGCTTGCCTTCCTGCGCCCGGTGCGCTTCCCGGATTCGGCCGAGGCGCTCGACGCGCGCATCGGGGCCCATCTCCGCGGCGAGACCGAGCCGGAACTCGCCGGCCTGCACAGCGTGCGGAGCACCGCGGATATCGACGCCGCGCGGATGCCGGGCTTCGTGCGCGCCTATCTCGCGGACGCGTTCGCGTCCCGATCCTGAGGCGCAACCGCGTCGGGCCCGGCGCGGTTGCGCCGACATCGTCCGCAGGCTCCTGCGGGGGAAAGACTGAGATCGTCTTGCGCGCGTCAGCTCGACGCGATGTTGTTGTACGATGCGCGTGCAATACAGAATCCCATTTCATTGATCGCCGCTGGCGCAACCATAAACTCGGCCGTCCCGAAGGGCTCGCGCGTCGCGGGCCGCACACGGCGACAGGCTTCATGCGCACCGGATCTCACGCTCGTCCCGCCGGCCGCCGGCTCGCGGCCGTCCTTCTGGCCGCCGCCGTCACCGGGGCCTCGGCGGCCGCATCGCGCGCGGCCGACACGGTCGTCCTGCGCGTCGGCGATCAGAAGGGCGGGAACCGGTCGCTCCTCGAGATCGCCGGGTATGGGAAGGACCTGCCGTATCGGATCGCGTGGTCGGAATTTCCGGCCGCGGCACCGATCCTCGAGGCGCTTAATGCCGGCGCCCTCGATGTCGGCTATACCGGCGACCTCTCCTTCCTCACAGTTTACGCGGCCGGGGCGCCGATCAAGGCGATCGGCGGCACGAAATCGGATCCACGGACGCAGGCGATCCTGGTCCGCGCGGACTCGCCGATCCGCTCGGCCGCGGATCTCAAGGGCAAGCGGCTCGCCGGCACCCGCGGCGGCTGGGGCCAGTTCCTGATCAGCGCGACCCTCGAGAAGGCCGGGATCGCGCCGTCCGAGGCCACCTTCGCGCCGCTCAACCCGGTCGACGCCAAGGTCGCGCTGATGGCCGGCTCGGTGGATGCCTGGGCGGTCTGGGACCCCTACGTCTCGTTCGCGACGCTCAAGGACAGGGCCCGCCCGGTCGCCGACGGCGCGGGCCTGACGCCGGCCATCACGTTCATCGTCGCGTCGGACGACGCCATCGCCACCAAGCGGGCCGCCCTGCAGGACTTCCTGACCCGCCTGAGCAAGGCGCGGCTCTGGTCGCTGGACCACCTCGATGCGTATGCCCGGACCACGGCCGACATGACCAAGCTGCCCGAGGACGTCCTGCACGCGGCCTACACGGCGCAGCGGACGCGCCCGATCGCGATCGACGACGCCGTCGTGAAGGAGGTCCAGGAGGCTTCGGACCGGGCGACGCGCTACGGCATCCTGTCGAGGCCCCTCGACGTCGGCCGGGCCGTCGACCGGAGCTTCACGGCCGCGGCCTCGAACTGAGCGCGGCGCGGTCGTCACGCACCCGCGATTTTTGCGGCGCTGCGGGAGCTTCGCTGTTTCCGGCACGTTCACCAGGGGCTCCCCGCAGCGGCACGTGGCCCTGCGGGTCGCGTTCCGGAGTGTCCATGCCCGATTCCCGTCGTCCCGCTTCTCAGGCCCGCGCGACCCGCTCGCGCATCCAGGAAGGCCGCCCCTATCCCCTCGGCGCCAACTGGGACGGGCTGGGCGTCAACTTCGCGCTGTTCTCGGCCCACGCCACCAAGGTCGAACTCTGCCTGTTCGACGACCAGGGCGAGCAGGAGATCGAGCGGATCGAGCTGCCCGAGTACACGGACGAGATCTGGCACGGCTACCTGCCCGACGCCCGCCCCGGCACGATCTACGGCTA from Methylobacterium sp. PvR107 encodes:
- a CDS encoding ABC transporter substrate-binding protein, with amino-acid sequence MRTGSHARPAGRRLAAVLLAAAVTGASAAASRAADTVVLRVGDQKGGNRSLLEIAGYGKDLPYRIAWSEFPAAAPILEALNAGALDVGYTGDLSFLTVYAAGAPIKAIGGTKSDPRTQAILVRADSPIRSAADLKGKRLAGTRGGWGQFLISATLEKAGIAPSEATFAPLNPVDAKVALMAGSVDAWAVWDPYVSFATLKDRARPVADGAGLTPAITFIVASDDAIATKRAALQDFLTRLSKARLWSLDHLDAYARTTADMTKLPEDVLHAAYTAQRTRPIAIDDAVVKEVQEASDRATRYGILSRPLDVGRAVDRSFTAAASN
- a CDS encoding NUDIX hydrolase — its product is MSEGFRITRLTGVTARIVAYDWAFPRENAAAIAAHWQDRIRRSPGLFDGTVLLSCAHSVADGSARVDLFAVRYSTFTAYRNFRVADPQVANAFAAIVPWTADGAVLLGEMGAHTANAGQLYFPCGTPDPDDVRGDRVDLAGSAARELAEETGLALPEGAATAWVLLDGEGQLAFLRPVRFPDSAEALDARIGAHLRGETEPELAGLHSVRSTADIDAARMPGFVRAYLADAFASRS